From one Streptomyces sp. Q6 genomic stretch:
- a CDS encoding condensation domain-containing protein encodes MSDDFFDAGGNSLNGGQLVARLNERYGTEIEVLDLFDLPDLAALAAHVTELAPEPVAAPALGVDDTVLAFARDVLKEPGLELPDDFFDAGGNSLNGGQLVARLNERYGTEIEVLDLFDLPDLAALAAHVASLIPVPEESTTPVETVSRSADAAGSGPLSGAQTAIWAADRLDPDTGAYNVPAAFLLDRPGDPHDLAARLAALVHRHPMLRTHLQDTDDGPHQHVVPEERAHIPLERLDWDLTAHTAADGHETLLDRLRAEVARPLDPYAELPARHQLIRVGFADAERDVLLLTHHHLFVDGWSWRILFADLAGEPGTDTDRTFLDHVDDQRALLDSPKGDELTAFWSRYLAGAPQTDLPGPTGDGGRTELALGDRLVGSLREVASTERCTPHMVLLAAWVALQWRITGERDITVAVPSAGRAAADEPVVGNYANTLVVRVEVRPDEPFSALLGAVREASLTTLAHQGLPTDRIRRLARPGSARPLATTMFGFNSDVEPLRALADGGPGVELLDVGQGAATFPVQLSVLEYGAQVLATAQYAPGGPAGDSVRGWLDDYRALLDRIAAQGPAVRTAALCAEQAAQVAPRTELESVLARLWAKHLKRESVGVTEDFFDLGGDSLVAIAIASQAERLGHSVRPRAILDGRTVEAVAAAASRAPAPRADTGTAGDVDETLVREAAGPDGPAELTPPQREFLARGAKNPDHWNHGVSYGLGRTVTLAEARRALDTLAARHPALRTRLAEHDGGTLRQYAAEQAPDVVEFDLRLLSAGEALDALDERATALHETLDLYEGPVTRAALVRMPEAQGDRLLLVVHHLAVDLYSWNVLTEELDALLRDGDDRALGTPGPSCFQWADRLGHWARTRPDALDGGYWLDRAWGEDAQRATVPDGPRGVEGNTRELTTHHPLPATAGHTLYEVLLSGLASAFQTWLGARGGEVAVQLVAHGREDLFDDLELGRTVGYFNTTYPFALALPGRRDRAAHRAHIATELRAVPRSGFDFEVLRHHHPDARLRRALGDIPVPGVLFSFWGAPAFRTSDGVLRDVDTDRVGRDRPADMERPCPLEVYPSVDGDRLAVLWRYSGELFDGDRIARLADAYGTALTDRPGA; translated from the coding sequence CTGTCCGACGACTTCTTCGACGCGGGCGGCAACTCTCTCAACGGTGGCCAGTTGGTGGCGCGTCTCAATGAGCGCTACGGCACGGAGATCGAGGTCCTCGACCTCTTCGACCTCCCGGACCTCGCCGCGCTCGCCGCGCACGTGACCGAACTCGCCCCTGAGCCGGTCGCCGCGCCCGCGCTCGGGGTCGACGACACGGTCCTCGCCTTCGCGCGTGATGTCCTGAAGGAGCCGGGGCTCGAGCTGCCCGACGACTTCTTCGACGCGGGCGGCAATTCCCTCAACGGTGGCCAGTTGGTGGCGCGTCTCAATGAGCGCTACGGCACGGAGATCGAGGTCCTCGACCTCTTCGACCTCCCGGACCTCGCCGCGCTCGCCGCGCACGTGGCCTCACTCATCCCCGTACCGGAGGAGTCGACGACTCCCGTCGAGACGGTGAGCAGGTCGGCCGACGCGGCCGGGAGCGGGCCGCTCTCCGGTGCGCAGACCGCCATCTGGGCCGCGGACCGGCTCGACCCCGACACCGGCGCCTACAACGTGCCCGCCGCCTTCCTGCTCGACCGGCCCGGCGACCCGCACGACCTCGCCGCGCGCCTGGCCGCCCTGGTGCACCGGCACCCGATGCTCCGCACCCACCTCCAGGACACCGACGACGGGCCGCACCAGCACGTCGTGCCCGAGGAGCGGGCGCACATCCCGCTGGAACGGCTCGACTGGGACCTCACCGCGCACACCGCCGCCGACGGGCACGAGACGCTGCTCGACCGGCTGCGCGCCGAGGTCGCGCGACCGCTCGACCCGTACGCGGAACTGCCCGCACGCCACCAGCTGATCCGGGTCGGGTTCGCCGACGCCGAGCGGGACGTGCTGCTCCTCACCCACCACCACCTCTTCGTCGACGGCTGGTCGTGGCGGATCCTCTTCGCCGACCTGGCGGGGGAGCCCGGCACCGACACCGACCGCACCTTCCTCGACCACGTCGACGACCAGCGGGCGCTCCTCGACTCGCCCAAGGGCGACGAACTCACCGCGTTCTGGTCCCGCTACCTCGCCGGCGCCCCGCAGACCGACCTGCCGGGCCCCACCGGTGACGGCGGACGGACCGAACTCGCCCTGGGCGACCGGCTCGTCGGCAGCCTGCGCGAGGTGGCGAGCACCGAGCGGTGCACCCCGCACATGGTCCTGCTCGCCGCCTGGGTGGCGCTCCAGTGGCGGATCACCGGCGAGCGCGACATCACCGTCGCCGTGCCGTCCGCCGGACGGGCCGCCGCCGACGAACCCGTCGTCGGCAACTACGCCAACACGCTCGTCGTCCGCGTCGAGGTGCGCCCCGACGAGCCGTTCAGCGCCCTGCTCGGCGCCGTCCGCGAGGCGTCCCTGACCACCCTCGCCCACCAGGGCCTGCCCACCGACCGGATCCGGCGCCTCGCCAGGCCCGGCTCGGCACGCCCCCTCGCCACCACGATGTTCGGCTTCAACAGCGACGTCGAGCCGCTGCGGGCGCTCGCCGACGGCGGCCCCGGCGTCGAACTCCTCGACGTAGGCCAGGGCGCCGCCACCTTCCCCGTCCAGCTCTCCGTCCTGGAGTACGGGGCACAGGTGCTGGCCACCGCCCAGTACGCCCCCGGCGGCCCGGCGGGCGACAGCGTGCGCGGCTGGCTCGACGACTACCGCGCGCTGCTCGACCGGATCGCCGCACAGGGCCCGGCCGTCCGCACCGCCGCGCTCTGCGCCGAACAAGCCGCCCAGGTCGCGCCGCGCACGGAACTCGAAAGCGTCCTCGCGCGGTTGTGGGCCAAGCACCTCAAGCGGGAGAGCGTCGGCGTCACCGAGGACTTCTTCGACCTCGGCGGCGACTCGCTCGTCGCCATCGCCATCGCCTCCCAGGCCGAGCGCCTCGGCCACTCCGTGCGCCCCCGCGCCATCCTGGACGGCCGCACCGTCGAAGCGGTGGCCGCCGCCGCGTCCCGCGCACCCGCCCCGCGCGCCGACACCGGCACAGCCGGTGACGTCGACGAGACGCTCGTACGGGAAGCGGCCGGACCCGACGGGCCCGCCGAACTCACCCCGCCACAAAGGGAGTTCCTCGCACGCGGCGCCAAGAACCCCGACCACTGGAACCACGGCGTCAGCTACGGGCTCGGCCGCACGGTCACCCTGGCCGAGGCCCGCCGCGCCCTCGACACCCTCGCCGCCCGCCACCCCGCGCTGCGCACCCGCCTCGCCGAGCACGACGGCGGCACGCTGCGCCAGTACGCCGCCGAACAGGCCCCGGACGTCGTCGAGTTCGACCTGCGCCTGCTGAGTGCCGGCGAAGCGCTCGACGCGCTCGACGAGCGGGCCACCGCTCTGCACGAGACGCTCGACCTGTACGAGGGCCCCGTGACCCGGGCCGCCCTCGTCCGGATGCCCGAGGCGCAGGGCGACCGGCTGCTGCTCGTCGTCCACCACCTGGCCGTCGACCTGTACTCCTGGAACGTCCTCACCGAGGAGCTCGACGCGCTGCTGCGCGACGGCGACGACCGGGCGCTCGGCACCCCGGGCCCGTCCTGCTTCCAGTGGGCGGACCGGCTCGGCCACTGGGCCCGCACCCGCCCCGACGCCCTCGACGGCGGCTACTGGCTCGACCGGGCCTGGGGCGAGGACGCCCAGCGCGCCACCGTCCCCGACGGGCCGCGCGGCGTCGAGGGCAACACCCGCGAACTCACCACCCACCACCCGCTGCCGGCCACCGCCGGACACACCCTCTACGAGGTGCTGCTCAGCGGACTCGCAAGCGCCTTCCAGACCTGGCTCGGCGCCCGCGGCGGCGAGGTCGCCGTGCAACTCGTCGCGCACGGACGCGAAGACCTCTTCGACGACCTCGAACTGGGCCGCACCGTCGGCTACTTCAACACCACCTACCCGTTCGCCCTGGCCCTGCCGGGCCGCCGCGACCGGGCCGCCCACCGCGCCCACATCGCCACCGAACTGCGCGCCGTGCCGCGCAGCGGCTTCGACTTCGAGGTGCTGCGCCACCACCACCCCGACGCCCGGCTGCGCCGCGCGCTCGGCGACATCCCGGTGCCCGGCGTCCTGTTCTCCTTCTGGGGCGCGCCCGCCTTCCGGACCAGCGACGGAGTGCTGCGCGACGTGGACACCGACCGCGTCGGCCGGGACCGCCCGGCCGACATGGAGCGGCCCTGCCCGCTGGAGGTCTACCCGAGCGTCGACGGCGACCGCCTCGCCGTCCTGTGGCGCTACAGCGGCGAACTGTTCGACGGCGACCGGATCGCCCGCCTCGCGGACGCCTACGGCACCGCCCTCACCGACCGCCCGGGGGCCTGA
- a CDS encoding M28 family peptidase → MNARSRRTPSRLRTLAALAAGAVILPLAASAPAGAETTAIPADALARAMSSDVTGANTYKRLEAIQQATVDNGGTRVSGGAGYDASADYITRTLTRAGYQVKKQPFEFLDYDILSEKGSEASPTARELHPVIARFSVSTPDGGLHAELAQPAGKSTGCTADDYAGQDVKGKIVLVDVGTDCFITQKQLVLSELGASAMLMNVNSPNADLNLRYRMVPPSDARIPTATLTRAETEALRADAASGPVTLDLDLRGNNKMTKTYNLIADTPTGSADHTVVMGAHLDTVDTTSGANDNGAAAAAVLETAVQLARHTPQVKNRVRFAWWAAEEKGLAGSQFYVDQLTADEKAKTALYLNLEMIASPNFARQVYNGQTATGAAPAGSTRISDLVNGYFAKQKLPTVGLVLDGRSDHSAFINAGIPAGGVNAGSDTVKSQAWADLFGGTAGQMLDPCYHQACDVLSAVNKTILDQNTRAMAWAIGRFAVDTSDIGAAAR, encoded by the coding sequence ATGAACGCGAGATCCCGGCGCACGCCGAGCCGTCTGCGGACACTGGCCGCCCTGGCGGCCGGCGCCGTCATCCTTCCGCTGGCCGCGTCCGCCCCGGCCGGCGCCGAGACCACGGCCATCCCCGCGGACGCCCTGGCCCGCGCCATGTCCAGCGACGTCACCGGCGCCAACACGTACAAGCGCCTGGAGGCGATCCAGCAGGCCACGGTCGACAACGGCGGCACCCGCGTCTCCGGCGGCGCCGGCTACGACGCCTCCGCCGACTACATCACCCGCACCCTGACCAGGGCCGGATACCAGGTCAAGAAGCAGCCGTTCGAGTTCCTCGACTACGACATCCTGTCGGAGAAGGGCTCCGAGGCCTCGCCCACCGCCCGCGAACTCCACCCCGTCATCGCCCGGTTCTCCGTCTCCACCCCCGACGGCGGCCTGCACGCCGAACTCGCCCAGCCCGCGGGCAAGAGCACCGGCTGCACCGCCGACGACTACGCCGGACAGGACGTCAAGGGGAAGATCGTCCTCGTCGACGTCGGCACCGACTGCTTCATCACGCAGAAGCAGCTGGTCCTCTCCGAGCTCGGCGCCTCCGCGATGCTGATGAACGTCAACTCGCCCAACGCGGACCTGAACCTGCGCTACCGCATGGTCCCGCCGAGCGACGCGCGCATCCCCACCGCGACCCTGACCCGCGCCGAGACCGAGGCGCTGCGCGCCGACGCGGCGAGCGGCCCGGTCACCCTCGACCTGGACCTGCGCGGCAACAACAAGATGACGAAGACGTACAACCTGATCGCGGACACCCCCACGGGCAGCGCGGACCACACCGTCGTCATGGGCGCCCACCTCGACACCGTCGACACCACCTCCGGCGCCAACGACAACGGCGCGGCCGCCGCCGCCGTCCTGGAGACCGCCGTCCAGCTCGCCCGGCACACACCGCAGGTGAAGAACCGCGTGCGGTTCGCGTGGTGGGCCGCGGAGGAGAAGGGCCTGGCCGGCTCGCAGTTCTACGTCGACCAGCTCACCGCCGACGAGAAGGCGAAGACGGCGCTCTACCTCAACCTGGAGATGATCGCCTCGCCGAACTTCGCCCGCCAGGTCTACAACGGGCAGACCGCGACCGGCGCCGCGCCCGCCGGCTCCACGCGCATCAGCGACCTCGTCAACGGCTACTTCGCGAAGCAGAAGCTGCCCACCGTCGGCCTGGTCCTCGACGGCCGCTCCGACCACTCGGCGTTCATCAACGCGGGCATCCCCGCGGGCGGTGTCAACGCGGGCTCCGACACCGTCAAGTCCCAGGCGTGGGCCGACCTGTTCGGCGGCACCGCAGGCCAGATGCTCGACCCCTGCTACCACCAGGCCTGCGACGTCCTGAGCGCGGTCAACAAGACCATCCTCGACCAGAACACGCGCGCCATGGCCTGGGCGATCGGCCGGTTCGCCGTCGACACCTCCGACATCGGGGCCGCGGCCCGCTAG
- a CDS encoding MFS transporter, with product MTDLTSRPAPVSVMKLPGFLRLLTGRSLSFLATALVPTALTLAVIEATGSATDLGLVLAAELVPQLALLPIGGVVADRFPAQRVAFVADLIRGIAQLAIGAELLAGSVRIVDLAVLSAVTGAAIAFGTPTMSPLVAATVPQESRMQANGHLGVARGIALVAGPGVAGVLVVAVGAGWAFLATAAVFGCAAVTLGGLPSVTPARDGRPGFFRQLADGWQEVRSRPWFWSNLIGHGVSNLAAGVLMTLGPLIAVERLGGEFAWVVVYQAGMAGMLIGAFVAPRLNVRRPLVVTSLCGALFALPLITFAARWPTWTDALAYGIAMLGIGVLNTLWQTTMQRHFPAEALARADSYDALLSFAARPLGLAVAAPVAALTGEALPLLIAAVLVVVANLAVIALPDARALTARAPQDVNPR from the coding sequence GTGACCGACCTCACGAGCCGGCCCGCCCCCGTCTCCGTCATGAAGCTGCCGGGCTTCCTGCGGCTGCTCACCGGACGCTCCCTGTCGTTCCTCGCCACCGCCCTGGTGCCCACCGCCCTCACCCTCGCCGTCATCGAGGCCACCGGCAGCGCCACCGACCTCGGCCTGGTGCTCGCCGCCGAACTCGTGCCGCAGCTCGCACTGCTGCCCATCGGCGGGGTCGTCGCCGACCGGTTCCCCGCCCAGCGGGTCGCCTTCGTCGCCGACCTGATCCGCGGTATCGCCCAACTCGCCATCGGCGCCGAGCTGCTGGCGGGATCCGTCCGCATCGTCGACCTGGCCGTACTGTCCGCCGTCACCGGCGCCGCCATCGCCTTCGGTACGCCCACGATGTCGCCGCTCGTCGCGGCCACCGTGCCGCAGGAGTCCCGGATGCAGGCCAACGGCCACCTCGGGGTGGCCCGCGGTATCGCGCTGGTCGCGGGCCCCGGCGTGGCCGGTGTCCTGGTCGTCGCCGTCGGCGCGGGCTGGGCGTTCCTCGCCACCGCCGCCGTGTTCGGCTGCGCCGCCGTCACCCTCGGCGGACTGCCCTCGGTCACCCCCGCCCGCGACGGGCGCCCCGGCTTCTTCCGCCAGCTCGCCGACGGCTGGCAGGAAGTGCGCAGCCGCCCCTGGTTCTGGTCCAACCTCATCGGCCACGGCGTCTCCAACCTGGCCGCCGGCGTCCTGATGACCCTCGGCCCGCTGATCGCCGTGGAACGGCTCGGCGGGGAGTTCGCCTGGGTGGTCGTCTACCAGGCGGGCATGGCGGGCATGCTGATCGGCGCGTTCGTCGCGCCCCGCCTGAACGTCCGGCGGCCGCTGGTGGTGACGTCGCTGTGCGGCGCCCTGTTCGCGCTGCCGCTGATCACCTTCGCCGCGCGCTGGCCGACCTGGACCGACGCGCTGGCGTACGGCATCGCCATGCTCGGCATCGGCGTGCTCAACACGCTGTGGCAGACCACCATGCAGCGGCACTTCCCGGCCGAGGCGCTGGCCCGCGCGGACTCCTACGACGCCCTGCTGTCGTTCGCCGCCCGGCCGCTGGGTCTCGCGGTCGCGGCGCCCGTAGCGGCCCTGACCGGCGAGGCGCTGCCGCTGCTGATCGCGGCGGTCCTGGTCGTCGTCGCCAACCTCGCCGTGATCGCGCTGCCGGACGCCCGCGCCCTCACCGCCCGCGCCCCTCAAGACGTCAACCCTCGCTGA
- a CDS encoding thioesterase II family protein has translation MSAGTALPHSRWLLRKPAADATARVFCFPYSGVGASMFNAWPKRLGPDDGIEVCSVQLPGREGRLREPHYGTYEQLAEQLVDALAPHLDRPFVFFGHCAGSLPAFETARLLAERGLPLPERVFVSAQVAPHHCPHDRFLDMTDAELRAELEELTLLRGGIAHPQLLDLALAVLKEDLDANRVYRRQAPTPVPFPIGVLHWDDDPEVTQDQLKGWQEYADDVTFPVLPGGHYAFLNAPGALLDTLGAALAARP, from the coding sequence ATGTCCGCCGGCACCGCCCTGCCCCACTCCCGCTGGCTGCTGCGCAAACCCGCAGCCGACGCCACCGCCCGCGTCTTCTGCTTCCCCTACTCGGGCGTCGGCGCGTCCATGTTCAACGCCTGGCCCAAGCGGCTCGGACCCGACGACGGCATCGAGGTGTGCTCCGTCCAACTCCCCGGCCGTGAGGGCCGGCTGCGAGAGCCGCACTACGGCACCTACGAGCAGCTCGCCGAGCAGCTCGTCGACGCCCTCGCCCCGCACCTGGACCGGCCCTTCGTCTTCTTCGGGCACTGCGCCGGCTCGCTGCCCGCCTTCGAGACGGCGCGGCTGCTCGCGGAGCGGGGACTGCCGCTGCCCGAGCGGGTCTTCGTCTCCGCCCAGGTCGCGCCGCACCACTGCCCCCACGACCGTTTCCTCGACATGACGGACGCGGAGCTGCGCGCCGAACTGGAGGAGCTGACGCTGCTGCGGGGCGGCATCGCCCACCCCCAGCTGCTCGACCTCGCGCTCGCCGTCCTCAAGGAGGACCTCGACGCCAACCGGGTCTACCGCAGGCAGGCCCCCACACCGGTGCCGTTCCCGATCGGCGTGCTGCACTGGGACGATGACCCGGAGGTCACCCAGGACCAGCTGAAGGGCTGGCAGGAGTACGCCGACGACGTCACGTTCCCGGTGCTGCCCGGCGGCCACTACGCCTTCCTGAACGCGCCCGGCGCACTCCTCGACACCCTCGGCGCCGCGCTGGCGGCCCGCCCGTGA
- a CDS encoding cytochrome P450 produces the protein MRIAGAPVAGQAVDPAAADLFDPEFHASGDPHALWAHLREHAPLHRQVLPDGRWFWSVTRYDDVCRVLGDHREFTSERGSVLTQLGHDDVSSGKMLVSTDPPRHSELRRPMNRKVTARALADWEDRIRRAVTEFLAPALDGGAWDVAERAYRLPMTVAGALMGVPEKDWDDLVRWTAMAAAPDDAEFRIGSPAATLAVAHHQTFEYFAAQVRERRKRSGEGPAEDLIGHLMTMSAGDAPLTDEEVIYNCYSILLGANATTPHTVSGTLLALSEHPDQLRKAAGDPDAVIPSLVEEGLRWTSPASSFLRYAVQDTELAGGRVAAGDAVAVWVGSANRDERVFADPYRFDVLRDDNRHIAFGYGPHYCLGAPLARITFRVLFDEFFRAFRSVETAGPARHLRSVFIAGLTHLPVVTAPR, from the coding sequence ATGAGGATCGCCGGTGCCCCCGTCGCCGGCCAGGCCGTGGACCCGGCCGCCGCCGACCTGTTCGACCCGGAGTTCCACGCGAGCGGCGACCCGCACGCCCTCTGGGCCCATCTGCGCGAGCACGCCCCGCTGCACCGCCAAGTCCTGCCCGACGGGCGGTGGTTCTGGTCGGTGACCCGCTACGACGACGTGTGCCGGGTGCTCGGCGACCACCGCGAGTTCACCTCCGAGCGCGGCTCCGTGCTCACCCAGCTCGGCCACGACGACGTGTCCTCGGGCAAGATGCTGGTCTCCACCGACCCGCCGCGCCACAGCGAACTGCGCCGCCCCATGAACCGCAAGGTCACCGCCCGCGCCCTCGCCGACTGGGAGGACCGGATTCGCCGGGCGGTCACCGAGTTCCTCGCCCCCGCGCTCGACGGCGGGGCCTGGGACGTGGCCGAGCGCGCCTACCGGCTGCCCATGACCGTGGCCGGCGCCCTCATGGGCGTACCGGAGAAGGACTGGGACGACCTCGTGCGCTGGACGGCGATGGCCGCGGCGCCCGACGACGCGGAGTTCCGCATCGGCAGCCCCGCCGCCACCCTCGCCGTCGCCCACCACCAGACCTTCGAGTACTTCGCCGCGCAGGTCCGCGAGCGCAGGAAGCGGTCCGGCGAAGGACCGGCCGAGGACCTCATCGGGCATCTGATGACGATGAGCGCGGGCGACGCCCCGCTCACCGACGAAGAGGTCATCTACAACTGCTACAGCATCCTGCTGGGCGCCAACGCGACCACCCCGCACACCGTCTCGGGCACGCTGCTCGCCCTGAGCGAGCACCCCGACCAGCTGCGCAAGGCGGCCGGTGACCCCGACGCGGTGATCCCCTCCCTGGTGGAGGAGGGCCTGCGCTGGACGTCGCCCGCCAGCAGCTTCCTGCGCTACGCCGTCCAGGACACCGAACTGGCCGGCGGCCGGGTGGCCGCCGGGGACGCCGTCGCCGTCTGGGTCGGCTCGGCCAACCGCGACGAACGCGTCTTCGCCGACCCGTACCGCTTCGACGTGCTGCGCGACGACAACCGGCACATCGCCTTCGGCTACGGCCCGCACTACTGCCTGGGCGCCCCGCTCGCCCGGATCACCTTCCGCGTCCTGTTCGACGAGTTCTTCCGCGCGTTCCGGTCGGTCGAGACCGCCGGGCCCGCCCGCCATCTGCGCTCGGTGTTCATCGCCGGGCTCACCCACCTGCCCGTGGTGACCGCACCGCGCTGA
- a CDS encoding polyketide synthase, with protein MAHPATPDRLAVIGVAFEFPEADDWTALTALLRGAGHTMRPMPERRVQDTGLTPTPEDRAGGWIEDITGFDHRRFGLSRAEAELVDPRQRRMLQLAVRAIGAAGYAPAELAGTNTAVLVGGYGAPHPSLFNLLPPEEQRGGPATTGSLHAYAAGRISYHLDLRGPAQVVDTSCSSFLVALHEARWKLARGESDLALVGGYELVLGAVPRHSAAADDGLGVLSATDRCRPFDAAADGTTHGEGGGFVLVKRLADALRDGDTVHAVIRGSAVNQDAGRSTGLTAPSPLAQGEVVAAAWRDAGVTPSDIGYVEAHGTGTKIGDPIEIQGLAAAFGPDFTGVRPLSSVKANLGHLGCMASFAGLVRVLAQFRAGEVFPTAHFTEPSELLALDTTPLRVADRVEPWPATDGTRVAGLSSFGLSGTNAHLVVEQGPVPARPDDEPAAERPVVLSAPTEQGLRDQLRALRDVVAADVSGFDLAAASETLTVGREHAAHRYATAVHDGAGLLDRLDAVLHGKGAEPVKPGALVLAVGDLRDADLDALRRQALTSPRFADALAAAEAHLPSDTWNPAQRALMWLVGAQAVLAAAGVAADLVLAHGLGKAAARVAGGVPVAAELDALTEPGPAVAPRTRRRSTRRSRPGASTSSSSTSRRAARCPPCSPDAPPPWRPPRPRPCATSTSRAATSTGPRSSAAPRAAAWNSPRRPRPRNTAGRARPPLPRSPRPQRPGPPRPRSGSTTRSSPSRVMS; from the coding sequence ATGGCCCACCCCGCCACCCCCGACCGACTCGCCGTGATCGGCGTCGCGTTCGAGTTCCCCGAAGCCGACGACTGGACCGCGCTGACCGCGCTGCTGCGCGGCGCGGGACACACCATGCGCCCGATGCCCGAGCGGCGCGTGCAGGACACCGGCCTCACGCCGACCCCCGAGGACCGGGCGGGCGGCTGGATCGAGGACATCACCGGGTTCGACCACCGCCGCTTCGGGCTCTCCCGCGCCGAAGCCGAACTCGTCGACCCGCGCCAGCGGCGCATGCTCCAGCTCGCGGTGCGCGCGATCGGCGCCGCCGGATACGCCCCCGCCGAGCTGGCCGGCACCAACACGGCCGTCCTCGTGGGCGGTTACGGCGCCCCGCACCCCAGCCTGTTCAACCTGCTGCCGCCCGAGGAGCAGCGCGGCGGCCCCGCCACCACCGGCAGCCTGCACGCCTACGCCGCCGGACGCATCTCGTACCACCTCGATCTGCGCGGCCCCGCCCAGGTCGTCGACACGTCCTGCTCCTCGTTCCTGGTGGCGCTGCACGAGGCCCGCTGGAAGCTGGCCAGGGGCGAGAGCGACCTCGCGCTCGTCGGTGGCTACGAGCTGGTGCTCGGCGCCGTGCCCCGGCACAGCGCCGCCGCCGACGACGGGCTCGGCGTGCTCTCCGCGACCGACCGCTGCCGCCCCTTCGACGCCGCCGCCGACGGCACCACGCACGGCGAGGGCGGCGGGTTCGTCCTGGTCAAGCGGCTCGCCGATGCCCTGCGCGACGGCGACACCGTGCACGCGGTGATCCGCGGCAGCGCCGTCAACCAGGACGCGGGCCGCAGCACGGGACTGACCGCGCCCAGCCCGCTCGCCCAGGGCGAGGTCGTCGCCGCCGCGTGGCGCGACGCCGGGGTGACCCCGTCCGACATCGGGTACGTCGAGGCGCACGGCACCGGCACGAAGATCGGCGACCCCATCGAGATCCAGGGCCTCGCCGCCGCGTTCGGCCCCGACTTCACCGGCGTACGACCGCTGTCCTCCGTCAAGGCCAACCTCGGGCACCTCGGGTGCATGGCGTCCTTCGCCGGACTCGTACGCGTCCTCGCCCAGTTCCGGGCCGGCGAGGTCTTCCCCACCGCCCACTTCACCGAGCCCTCCGAACTGCTCGCCCTGGACACCACCCCGCTGCGCGTCGCCGACCGCGTCGAGCCGTGGCCCGCGACGGACGGCACCCGCGTCGCCGGACTCAGCAGCTTCGGCCTCAGCGGGACCAACGCGCACCTGGTCGTCGAGCAGGGCCCCGTCCCGGCACGCCCCGACGACGAGCCCGCCGCCGAACGCCCCGTGGTCCTGTCTGCCCCCACCGAGCAGGGCCTGCGCGACCAACTGCGCGCCCTGCGCGACGTGGTGGCCGCCGACGTGAGCGGATTCGACCTGGCCGCGGCGAGCGAGACGCTCACCGTGGGCCGCGAGCACGCCGCCCACCGGTACGCGACGGCGGTCCACGACGGGGCCGGACTCCTCGACCGGCTCGACGCCGTGCTGCACGGCAAGGGCGCCGAGCCGGTGAAGCCCGGCGCGCTGGTGCTCGCCGTCGGCGACCTGCGCGACGCCGACCTCGACGCCCTGCGCCGACAGGCGCTGACGTCCCCGCGGTTCGCCGACGCGCTCGCCGCCGCCGAGGCGCATCTGCCGTCCGACACGTGGAACCCGGCGCAGCGCGCGCTGATGTGGCTCGTGGGCGCGCAGGCCGTCCTCGCCGCGGCCGGTGTCGCGGCCGACCTCGTCCTCGCGCACGGCCTCGGCAAGGCCGCGGCACGTGTGGCCGGCGGAGTGCCCGTCGCGGCCGAACTCGACGCGCTGACCGAGCCCGGCCCGGCGGTCGCGCCCCGGACGCGGCGGCGCTCGACGCGGCGCTCGCGTCCCGGGGCGAGCACCTCCTCGTCGTCGACCTCGCGCCGGGCAGCGCGCTGTCCACCCTGCTCGCCGGACGCGCCGCCGCCGTGGCGACCACCCCGGCCGAGGCCCTGTGCCACGTCTACGAGCAGGGCCGCGACGTCGACTGGGCCACGCTCCTCGGCCGCGCCCCGCGCCGCCGCGTGGAACTCCCCACGGCGGCCCCGGCCCAGGAACACTGCTGGCCGCGCACGGCCGCCGCTGCCCCGCAGCCCGCGCCCGCAGCGACCGGGACCGCCGCGCCCGCGCTCGGGGTCGACGACACGGTCCTCGCCTTCGCGCGTGATGTCCTGA